The genomic segment TTCCACATTTGGGAAGGAAGGAAGATAGCCTTCCCTGTAATGATCAAGTATGAGCAAGGTGATGCCCTCACGGTCGATGTAATGTTGGAGTGCTAAAGTCGTAAGGGGGTTGAATATCAAATTGGGATCTTCCAGGTCTATATAGAGTGTCGTCTCTTCATTCTCTTCTTGCATCAGATCAAGGATCATGGTCGTTTTCCCTGAACCACGTGCACCATAGAGGTTGATGTCACCTTTGAGAGGCAATTGGCATTTTCTTGGAACATAATTGACAATGCTATAACGCTGATTTTGATAATATTCGAGTAATTCCATGACCAGTCCTGCCTCATAGTTTCCTTTTTATAAGGAAATATTTTTCAATATTGTAGCGTTTTTAGACTAAAAAGTATTGCACCTTTCAAAAACTTTGGGTATAATTCGCGTTCCTAAATTTATGTTAGAGGGTTTAACCCCTGTGTTTAGGCACGTACTAACGAGTTCTTTTAAAGGTAAAATATGGAAAAAATTAGATTAAAGCTTAAAGCTTACGATCACAGAGTATTAGACAGATCAGTTGCTGCTATCATCGATGCAGTTAAACGTACAGGTGCAGAGATTAGAGGGCCAATTCCAATGCCAACTAAATTGAAGCGTTATACTGTTCTTAAATCACCACACGTTAACAAAGATTCACGTGAGCAGTTTGAGATCAGAATTCATGGAAGAATGATCGACATCGTTTCGGCGACTTCAGATACTATCGATTCACTTATGAAGTTGGATCTAGCACCTGAAATCGAAGTTGAAATCAGATCAATGGATAAGTAGGAGTAGAAAATGGAATTTATTGTAGAAAAAATTGGTATGAGCAGAACTGTTGACGTACCAGCTGTTCCAGTTACACTTCTTAAAGTTATTGATACGAAAGTTTGTGAAGTGAGAGAAGACGGTAAAGCACTTGTTGCATATAACTCTAGCAAAAAACTTAACAAGAGCATCGAAGGTCAGCAGACTAAATACGGTGTATCTAAAGAGTTTAACAAATTTATGACGATCGAAGTGGCTGAAGGTACTGAAGCTGGTGATCTTAGCACGGCTGCATTGGCTGAAACATCTGTAGTGAAAACATCTCTTGATACTAAAGGTAGAGGTTTCCAAGGTGGTATGAAGCGTCACGGTTTTGGTGGTGGACCTGGTTCACACGGACATAGATTTGGTAGAAGAATCGGTTCAATCGGTAACGCAGAGTGGCCTGGTCGTGTAATGCCTGGTAAAAAAATGCCTGGACAATATGGTAACACACAAGTTACTGTTAAAAATGATGTAATGTCATTTGATGCTGAAAACGGTATCTTAGTATTAAAAGGTTCAATTCCTGGTCACAATGGGGCTAGAGGATTGGTAAGGATAGTTAAATAATGAAAACAACAGTAATTAAAACAACAGACCTTCCACAGTCTTTTTTGGAAGTGCACCCGCATAACCTTTACCTTTATTGTAAAGCATATGCTGCAGGTCTTCGAGCAAATACTGCACAGACTAAGAACAGATCTGCTGTAAGCGGTGGTGGTAAGAAGCCATGGGCTCAAAAAGGTGGCGGACGTGCAAGAGCAGGTTCATTAAGATCACCTGTATTTGTAGGCGGTGGTGTTGCATTTGGTCCAAGTACAAACAAAAACTATGACCAAAAAGTGAACAAAAAGCAAAAGAAACTTGCGCTTTATCATGCTCTAGCAGAGATGGCAGCGAATGAAAGACTTTTTGTTGTTGACAACATTGAGATCGCATCAGGTAAAACAAAAGATGCATCAGCATTCGTGAACGGGCTTGGGCAGAGAGATGTACTTGTAGTAAAAGAGATGATCGATGATAAGACTTTCTTAGCATTCAGAAATCTTCAGAACGCATATCTTATTGAATCAAATGAGCTTAATGCTTATCTTGCTGCTGCATATCACTCAATTGTGATTGAAAAAGCACTATTTGACAAATTGACGAAAGAGGCTTAAGATGGCAGATATTACAGATATTAAATCAATTATGTATACAGAGAAGAGTTTGGCTCTTCAAGAAGATGGTGTCATCGT from the Sulfurovum xiamenensis genome contains:
- the rpsJ gene encoding 30S ribosomal protein S10; protein product: MEKIRLKLKAYDHRVLDRSVAAIIDAVKRTGAEIRGPIPMPTKLKRYTVLKSPHVNKDSREQFEIRIHGRMIDIVSATSDTIDSLMKLDLAPEIEVEIRSMDK
- the rplC gene encoding 50S ribosomal protein L3, giving the protein MEFIVEKIGMSRTVDVPAVPVTLLKVIDTKVCEVREDGKALVAYNSSKKLNKSIEGQQTKYGVSKEFNKFMTIEVAEGTEAGDLSTAALAETSVVKTSLDTKGRGFQGGMKRHGFGGGPGSHGHRFGRRIGSIGNAEWPGRVMPGKKMPGQYGNTQVTVKNDVMSFDAENGILVLKGSIPGHNGARGLVRIVK
- the rplD gene encoding 50S ribosomal protein L4, which codes for MKTTVIKTTDLPQSFLEVHPHNLYLYCKAYAAGLRANTAQTKNRSAVSGGGKKPWAQKGGGRARAGSLRSPVFVGGGVAFGPSTNKNYDQKVNKKQKKLALYHALAEMAANERLFVVDNIEIASGKTKDASAFVNGLGQRDVLVVKEMIDDKTFLAFRNLQNAYLIESNELNAYLAAAYHSIVIEKALFDKLTKEA